A DNA window from Pogona vitticeps strain Pit_001003342236 chromosome 2, PviZW2.1, whole genome shotgun sequence contains the following coding sequences:
- the LOC110082636 gene encoding CCN family member 1: protein MQLAALPSVIFLLCLSLVACRCPATCRCPPGPRRCPPGVSRRVDDCGCCQVCARQLNEDCDELSPCDPHKGLECNFGADPEAQRGICWAKQEGRTCEYNGRIYQNGENFQPSCKHQCTCIDGAVGCQPLCPLELPLALLGCPSPRLLKVPGQCCKKFVCNKGSKKYRGVTFDYNSHGEANDNELVYVGKGGHWKNLPAWKLPFQSHIAKQQHKCLAQTTQWSPCSKSCGFGISTRISSDNPQCKLIKETRLCQIRPCGKPDFTKLKRGKKCLRTHKVQEPVRFTYAGCKSPRRYQPSFCGACLDGRCCVPLRTRTLSVPFHCPDGSSFAKNIMMIHTCQCGPAHCPPLSETAMGPQYQLNGDTHKFLE, encoded by the exons ATGCAGCTCGCTGCCCTACCTAGTGTTATTTTCCTCCTGTGCCTCTCTCTG GTGGCCTGCCGCTGTCCCGCCACATGCCGCTGCCCCCCCGGCCCACGTCGCTGCCCCCCCGGCGTCAGCAGAAGGGTGGACGACTGCGGCTGCTGCCAGGTGTGCGCTCGGCAGCTCAACGAGGACTGTGACGAGCTCTCCCCTTGCGATCCCCACAAGGGCCTGGAGTGCAATTTTGGGGCCGACCCCGAGGCCCAGCGAGGCATCTGCTGGG CCAAGCAAGAAGGCCGGACCTGTGAATACAATGGCCGCATCTACCAGAATGGAGAGAATTTCCAGCCCAGCTGCAAACATCAGTGCACTTGCATTGATGGGGCTGTGGGCTGCCAGCCACTCTGTCCGCTGGAACTGCCTCTAGCCTTGCTGGGCTGCCCTAGCCCCCGGCTCCTGAAGGTCCCTGGCCAGTGCTGCAAGAAGTTTGTGTGCAACAAAGGATCCAAGAAGTACAGAGGAGTAaccttcgactacaactcccatggggAAGCTAATGACAATGAACTCGTCTACGTGGGCAAAGGGGGACACTGGAAGAACCTGCCAG catGGAAACTGCCTTTCCAGAGTCACATTGCAAAACAGCAGCACAAATGCTTGGCTCAGACCACACAGTGGTCACCGTGCTCTAAGAGCTGTGGTTTTGGCATTTCCACTCGTATCTCCAGTGACAATCCCCAGTGCAAGCTGATTAAAGAGACTCGCCTGTGTCAGATCAGGCCCTGTGGGAAACCTGATTTTACCAAACTAAAG aGAGGCAAGAAATGCCTGAGGACGCACAAGGTGCAAGAGCCAGTGAGGTTCACCTATGCCGGCTGCAAGAGCCCACGGCGTTATCAACCCAGCTTCTGTGGGGCCTGTCTGGATGGGCGTTGCTGTGTGCCGTTGCGCACACGCACCCTGAGCGTGCCCTTCCACTGCCCAGATGGCAGCTCCTTTGCCAAGAACATCATGATGATCCACACTTGCCAGTGTGGCCCAGCTCACTGCCCGCCACTGAGTGAAACTGCTATGGGCCCACAGTACCAGCTGAACGGCGACACTCACAAGTTCCTGGAGTAA